The window GACCGAAGGCATGGTTGAGCTGGTTCCGCAAATTGGCGCGGTCGTTCGCTCGATCAACGAACCTGAGGTGCAGGAACTTTACGAGGTCCGCAACCTGATTGAACCCTTCGCATCGGCACGTGCTTCCGAACGTTCGACGTCGGAAGATATTCAGCTGATTGCAAAGGAATACAACACGATGCGGGAGTTGGTCGAGCGTCAGAAGCAAACCAATTCGCCGGAAGAAAGCCAAGAGATCGCTTACCAATTCAATCAGGCGGATCACAACTTCCACCTGCGAATCGTCGAAGCGACCGGTAACCACACGCTCGTCCGGACGTCTACCCAGTCCAACATTTTGACTCGAGTGTTTGGTATTTGGATGCATCGCCAAGGTGCCGACGTGATGGAGAACACCTGCAACGAACACGAAAAGATCTTCACGGCCATTCAGAACGGGAATGCCGAAGCGGCGCACGAAGCAGCGTCGAACCACATCCTGAAGGGTCTTCAACTTTCGCTCCAATCTTTTCGCGAAGTTTGATCGCCAACCAATCCCGTGGCAGCAAAGATTGATCCGATTGCGATCATCAAGCATGGGCCGACGACGATTGTCATCAGCTTGTCCATCGGGTTGGCACATCTTTCCCAACCTTCGGGCCAAGCATTGGTTTGAGAAATGGTCATCCACGCGATTGCCACTCCACCTATCGCGAATGCGGTAATGGCCGGCCCGCCGTGCAAGCGAGGCACGGTGACCCCTAGCAAAAACAGCCCGACGATTCCGGCTCCTAAGACACCGGACAATGTCCACCAGACATCAAGCGTGCTGTCGGTCAGACGCACCAGCGCAAGAGCCATCGCCGTCCCCATCGCTCCCCAAGCAACCGTCGACATCCTCAGCACCCCCACGTGCTGGGCATCCGTTGAGTCCTGGCGAAACAGACGCTTGTAAAAGTCGCTCATCACCAGCGTCGCCGATGAGTTCAACGAAGTGGACACCGTGCTCATCGCAGCAGCAAACACGGCGGCGATCAACAAGCCTCGAACACCTTGCGGAAGATTTGCCGCGATGAAATGCGGGAACACCCGATCGCCCAAATCTTCATCTTTCAGCTTGGACGAAGTTTCCAACAAAAGGGTTGAATAATCAGCATCCTCTTTGCTCACACCGTCCTGCATCAACTTTTGCTCGGCCACAATCGTTCGCACCTCGGCGAGGTCCTGCGGATGGCCTTCGTAGTACGCATACAACGACGATCCAATGAAAAGGAACAACGCGCTGACCGGCACATACAACAAAGCCCCGACCCAAACACTCTTAGCCGCTTCTTTGTCAGAACTGGAAGCGATGTAGCGTTGGACATAGCTCTGATCGACGCCAAAATTGCGAAGGTTGTCAAACAAACCGAACGCCAACACAACCCAAATCGTTGGCTTTGACAAAATGAGGAAGGAACTGTCTCCGAGCGAAAACTTCTCGTTCTCGTTTGCCACCGCCAAAACTTCCGCTGGACCACCCGGCATCCCCATCAACAGAATCGCCAGTGCCAACAAGGCCCCCGCCAACAACACAATTGCTTGGATTGCGTCGGCCCAAATCACGGCGACGATCCCGCCGACAAACGAGTACACCGTGACCACGACTCCGGTGCACAGGATGACCACTCGAATGTCCCAACCGAACAACACCGCCATTGGCAGTGCCATCAAGTACATCACAACGCCGATGCGAGCGATCTGATACAGCAAATAGAATCCACTGGCAAACAAACGAGCCCAGAGTCCAAAGCGGCGTTCCAGCAAGGAGTACGCTGACACCTCGCC of the Rhodopirellula baltica SH 1 genome contains:
- a CDS encoding GntR family transcriptional regulator, with amino-acid sequence MTPGRHQVETHASRAYHHLRQKLISGEFKPGTRLLYGPIGKEIGVSATPVREAAGQLATEGMVELVPQIGAVVRSINEPEVQELYEVRNLIEPFASARASERSTSEDIQLIAKEYNTMRELVERQKQTNSPEESQEIAYQFNQADHNFHLRIVEATGNHTLVRTSTQSNILTRVFGIWMHRQGADVMENTCNEHEKIFTAIQNGNAEAAHEAASNHILKGLQLSLQSFREV
- a CDS encoding sodium:solute symporter, whose amino-acid sequence is MIAAMAFTGLDYAVLVGYFIAIMAIGFYFWARNRSADDFTAGGRSLPGWLCGLSIFATYLSSISYLALPGKAFVDNWNAFMYSLAIPVAAAIAVRWFLPLYRSSGEVSAYSLLERRFGLWARLFASGFYLLYQIARIGVVMYLMALPMAVLFGWDIRVVILCTGVVVTVYSFVGGIVAVIWADAIQAIVLLAGALLALAILLMGMPGGPAEVLAVANENEKFSLGDSSFLILSKPTIWVVLAFGLFDNLRNFGVDQSYVQRYIASSSDKEAAKSVWVGALLYVPVSALFLFIGSSLYAYYEGHPQDLAEVRTIVAEQKLMQDGVSKEDADYSTLLLETSSKLKDEDLGDRVFPHFIAANLPQGVRGLLIAAVFAAAMSTVSTSLNSSATLVMSDFYKRLFRQDSTDAQHVGVLRMSTVAWGAMGTAMALALVRLTDSTLDVWWTLSGVLGAGIVGLFLLGVTVPRLHGGPAITAFAIGGVAIAWMTISQTNAWPEGWERCANPMDKLMTIVVGPCLMIAIGSIFAATGLVGDQTSRKDWSES